One Psychrobacillus glaciei genomic region harbors:
- a CDS encoding alpha-ketoacid dehydrogenase subunit beta → MAQLTMIQAITEALRTELKNDENVLVFGEDVGVNGGVFRATEGLQKEFGEDRVFDTPLAESGIGGLAVGLSLQGFRPVPEIQFFGFVFEVMDSISGQLARMRFRTGGAFHAPVTIRSPFGGGVHTPEMHADSLELLMTSTPGVKVVIPSTPYDAKGLLISAIRDNDPVIYLEHMKLYRSFRGEVPEEEYTIPLGKADVKREGTDLTIISYGAMVHESLKAAEELEKEGHSVEVVDLRTIQPLDIETIIASVEKTGRAMVVQEAQKQAGIAANVVAEITERAILSLEAPVLRVTAPDTVFPFSQAETVWLPGVKDIVETAKKVLTF, encoded by the coding sequence ATGGCACAATTGACGATGATTCAAGCAATTACGGAAGCACTCCGTACAGAGCTTAAAAACGATGAAAACGTGTTAGTCTTCGGTGAAGACGTAGGCGTTAACGGAGGAGTATTCCGTGCGACAGAGGGATTACAAAAAGAATTTGGAGAAGATCGCGTATTTGATACACCTCTGGCAGAATCTGGTATTGGCGGTTTAGCGGTAGGACTATCTCTGCAAGGATTCCGCCCAGTTCCTGAAATTCAATTCTTTGGTTTTGTGTTTGAAGTAATGGACTCTATTAGTGGTCAACTTGCTCGTATGCGTTTTCGCACAGGAGGAGCATTTCATGCACCTGTTACGATTCGTTCACCTTTTGGAGGAGGAGTACATACACCAGAAATGCATGCAGACAGCTTAGAATTATTAATGACATCAACTCCTGGAGTAAAAGTTGTTATTCCTTCTACACCTTATGATGCAAAAGGTTTATTAATCTCAGCTATCCGTGACAATGATCCAGTTATTTACTTGGAGCATATGAAATTATATCGTTCGTTCCGTGGTGAAGTTCCGGAAGAAGAATATACAATTCCGCTTGGAAAAGCAGATGTAAAACGTGAAGGAACTGATTTAACGATCATTTCTTATGGTGCAATGGTACATGAAAGCTTAAAAGCTGCGGAAGAGTTGGAAAAAGAAGGACACTCTGTAGAAGTTGTGGACTTACGTACTATACAACCACTTGATATTGAAACAATTATTGCATCTGTTGAAAAAACAGGACGCGCAATGGTCGTTCAAGAAGCACAAAAACAAGCTGGTATAGCTGCAAACGTAGTAGCAGAAATCACTGAAAGAGCTATTTTAAGTTTAGAAGCTCCAGTATTACGTGTTACTGCTCCTGATACTGTATTCCCGTTCTCTCAAGCAGAAACAGTTTGGTTGCCAGGAGTAAAGGATATAGTAGAAACAGCTAAAAAAGTATTAACGTTTTAA
- the pdhA gene encoding pyruvate dehydrogenase (acetyl-transferring) E1 component subunit alpha codes for MAANNSTQLDPKKTLQEIEEKFEMFQILNEEGTIVNEEANPNLSDEELVELMSRMVYTRILDQRSISLNRQGRLGFYAPTAGQEASQLASQFALEKEDFILPGYRDVPQIVWHGLPLWQAFLFSRGHFMGNQIPEGVNVFPPQIIIGAQFIQAAGVALGMQKRGKKAIAITYTGDGGSSQGDFYEGINFAGAFRVPAVFIVQNNQYAISTPRELQTAAKTIAQKGIAAGIPSVLVDGMDPLAVYAVTKDARDRAINGEGPTLIETVCYRYGPHTMAGDDPTRYRTSETDSAWEKRDPLVRFRTYLEGKGLWNEEKEAEVIEKAKEEIKDAIKKADSAPKQKVTDLINIMYDENPYNLDEQLAYYTEKESK; via the coding sequence ATGGCTGCAAACAATTCAACGCAGTTAGATCCAAAGAAAACGCTTCAAGAGATTGAAGAAAAGTTTGAAATGTTCCAAATTTTGAACGAAGAAGGAACAATTGTAAACGAAGAAGCTAACCCAAACCTATCAGATGAAGAATTGGTAGAATTAATGAGTCGTATGGTTTATACACGAATTCTAGATCAGCGCTCTATTTCTTTAAATCGTCAAGGACGTTTAGGTTTCTATGCTCCTACTGCAGGACAAGAAGCTTCTCAATTAGCTTCCCAATTTGCACTTGAAAAAGAAGATTTTATATTACCTGGTTACCGTGATGTACCTCAAATCGTGTGGCATGGTTTACCACTTTGGCAAGCTTTCTTGTTCTCACGTGGACATTTCATGGGGAACCAAATTCCAGAAGGCGTAAACGTATTTCCACCTCAAATTATTATCGGAGCACAATTTATTCAAGCTGCTGGAGTAGCACTTGGTATGCAAAAACGTGGAAAGAAAGCGATTGCAATTACGTACACTGGTGATGGCGGATCATCACAAGGTGATTTCTACGAAGGTATTAACTTTGCAGGAGCTTTCCGTGTACCTGCAGTGTTTATCGTTCAAAATAACCAATATGCTATTTCAACACCACGTGAATTACAAACAGCAGCAAAAACAATTGCACAAAAAGGTATTGCTGCAGGTATTCCAAGTGTACTTGTTGATGGGATGGATCCATTAGCTGTTTACGCAGTAACAAAAGATGCAAGAGATCGTGCGATTAACGGGGAAGGTCCAACTTTAATAGAAACTGTTTGTTACCGTTATGGTCCACATACAATGGCTGGAGATGACCCTACTCGTTACCGTACATCGGAAACAGATTCTGCTTGGGAAAAGAGAGATCCACTTGTTCGTTTCCGTACTTACCTAGAAGGTAAAGGATTATGGAATGAAGAAAAAGAAGCAGAAGTTATTGAAAAAGCAAAAGAAGAGATTAAAGATGCTATCAAGAAAGCAGATAGTGCTCCAAAGCAAAAAGTAACGGATTTGATAAATATTATGTATGATGAAAATCCATATAATTTAGATGAGCAATTAGCTTACTATACTGAGAAGGAGTCGAAGTAA
- a CDS encoding dihydrolipoamide acetyltransferase family protein produces the protein MAFEFRLPDIGEGIHEGEIVKWFVKAGDEVAEDDILCEVQNDKAVVEIPSPVKGKVTEVLVSEGTVAVVGDVLIRLDAPGYEDLHFKGHDNEAAAEKTEAQVQSSAEAGQTIDKEATKAPEKKEATKELPKEEAKGSKRIIAMPSVRKFARDNEVIIAEVSGSGKNGRILKEDIEAFLSGDQKLAEVTTETQGEETLQETKVEEKTSAPISLEGEFPETREKMSGIRKAIAKAMVHSKHTAPHVTLMDEVDVTELVVHRKKFKDIAAEKNIKLTYLPYVVKALVSTLREFPQLNTSYDDATSEVIQKHYFNIGIAADTDKGLLVPVIKHADRKSVFAISDEINTLAGKARDGKLSPSEMKGASCSITNIGSAGGQWFTPVINHPEVAILGIGRISEKPVIKNGEIVAAPVLALSLSFDHRMIDGATAQHALNHIKRLLSSPELLLMEA, from the coding sequence ATGGCATTTGAATTTCGATTACCGGATATCGGAGAAGGTATACATGAAGGCGAAATCGTTAAATGGTTTGTGAAAGCAGGAGACGAAGTAGCAGAAGATGATATTTTATGCGAAGTCCAAAACGATAAAGCAGTCGTTGAAATTCCTTCCCCTGTTAAAGGGAAAGTTACGGAAGTTTTAGTAAGCGAAGGTACAGTAGCGGTAGTTGGAGACGTTCTTATACGATTAGATGCTCCTGGGTATGAAGATTTGCATTTTAAAGGTCATGACAACGAAGCTGCAGCTGAAAAAACAGAAGCACAAGTGCAATCTTCAGCAGAAGCAGGACAAACGATTGATAAAGAAGCAACAAAAGCTCCAGAAAAGAAAGAAGCAACGAAAGAATTGCCAAAAGAAGAAGCAAAAGGTAGCAAACGTATAATCGCTATGCCTTCTGTACGTAAATTTGCTCGTGATAACGAAGTAATTATCGCAGAAGTTTCTGGTTCTGGGAAAAATGGACGTATTCTTAAAGAAGATATCGAAGCATTCTTATCAGGTGATCAAAAACTGGCTGAAGTTACAACAGAAACGCAAGGGGAAGAAACACTACAAGAAACGAAGGTAGAAGAAAAAACTTCTGCTCCGATTTCATTAGAAGGTGAATTCCCGGAAACACGCGAAAAAATGTCGGGTATACGTAAAGCAATAGCAAAAGCAATGGTACATTCGAAACACACTGCTCCTCATGTGACATTAATGGACGAAGTGGATGTAACAGAACTAGTAGTTCATCGCAAAAAGTTCAAAGACATTGCCGCTGAGAAAAATATTAAGTTAACTTACTTACCATATGTAGTAAAAGCATTAGTAAGTACTTTACGTGAATTCCCTCAATTGAACACATCATATGATGATGCAACTAGTGAAGTTATTCAAAAACATTATTTCAATATTGGAATTGCTGCGGATACAGACAAAGGTTTACTCGTTCCTGTTATTAAACATGCGGATCGTAAATCGGTATTTGCTATTTCCGATGAAATTAACACGCTTGCAGGAAAAGCTCGTGATGGAAAATTATCACCTTCTGAGATGAAAGGTGCTTCATGTTCTATTACAAATATCGGCTCTGCGGGTGGCCAATGGTTTACTCCAGTTATTAACCATCCAGAGGTTGCTATACTTGGAATTGGACGAATTTCAGAAAAACCTGTCATAAAAAATGGTGAAATTGTAGCAGCTCCTGTGTTAGCATTATCTTTGAGTTTTGATCATCGCATGATCGACGGTGCGACTGCTCAACATGCGTTGAACCATATTAAACGTTTGCTAAGCAGTCCTGAATTATTATTAATGGAGGCGTAA